CTTCATCTTCCCTAACGAAGCCGGCGTAGATCGCCGCCCCCAGAATCCCGGACTGAAAGTTTATCAAAAGATCTTTTATGGAAAAGTACCTCGACGGTATAAAGGCCTGCACCAATTCGTCCGCGCTCCCCACGACAAGCGAGGCAACGACGGCAACCATAAACGAAGACAGAAGAGATAGCCCGGAAACGGAAACCGCCCAGAAAAAGAGCGCGCCGAAGATGGAGTACTCGATCAGATGAACCTTTTCTATGGGATAAGAGAGGTACTTCCTCAAAAAGAAAAAGGCAATTAAAATTAATATCAGGTATACGTACCGGGCTGGACGTCTCTCCTTCCTTATTATAATAGTGTAAAGCGATAATCCCAAGAAGAAGATATATGGTGAAACGTTCATAACAATATTAAAGATGTTGCCCAACTTGCTTTCGGCAAACTCGACAATGACGACGACATCGCCCAGAGTGGAAAAAATTAGGATTATATATAGGAGCACTATCGACCAGGCGGTCTTCTTTTCCGACAGGATCTCTGCAAATTTCATCCGTTCATACTATCCGGGAGAACCGGACATGTCAATATATAAATGTACAGTATCTAACTTGACAAAGCCTTCAAGTTAAATTATCATCAGAAGAAATAATTTTTATATTTATTTTGGAGAATTTCGATGGTTGATATTGAAAAGAGGAAAGTGGAGATAGACCGTCTGCGCTGGAAGTGTGACCCCGGCATATTCACATTCAAGACAACCAAGGATATCGAACCATCAGACGAAATCATAGGCCAGGACAGGGCGATCGTGGCCCTAAAGACGGGTATCGAGATCGAATCTCCCGGCTATAATATCTTCGTTTCCGGGCTTACCGGCGCCAACAGGATTGATCTGATAAAAAAGACGATGGAGAAATTTGTAAAGCCCGGCGACCCCCCGGACGACATATGCTACGTATACAACTTCAAGGACAACGACAAACCGGTCGCCTTGACCCTTCCCGCGGGCCTGGGGGGAAAGTTCAAAAAGGCGATGGCGGACCTTATCGCCAAGCTGAAGGAATATATTCCCCAAGCCACCCAGAGCAGGGAGTTTAAAAACAACCTCAAGAACATAGCGGAGAAGTACGGAAACCAGCAGAAGGAGCTGGTAAACCGGCTCAAGCTGAAGTCACAGGAGGAGGGCTTTTCGATGGTTCAGGTCCAGATGGGAGCGGTAACCCGCCCGCTGCTCGTCCCCACACTGCAGGACGAGCCCACCTCCCTCGAAAAGCTCGACAGCATGGTGGAGGCCGGGGAGTTCCCAAAGGAGCGGTTTGATGCGCTGAAGGATAAATCCTTCGCCCTGAACACGGAGCTGGACGCCGTCCGGCGCGAGAGCGTGGAGCTGGAAAAGAAGATGATGGAGGAGATCAAAAAACTCGAGGCCGATACGATAAAGCCGGAGATCGAAAACCAGATCGAATCCTTGAGGGCAGAGTTCAAATTTGAGAAGATCTCGCTCTATCTCGACGATGTCAAGGCGGACATAATCGAGAACACCTCCTACTTCAAGACAGAAGAGGCGCCCGAGACCCCTCAGATGCCGTTTCCGTTCATCGGGCTCGGCTCCGAGAGAAGCCCCCTCTGGCGCTACGAGGTCAACCTGCTCGTGGATAACTCGGACGTAAAGGAACGCCCCGTAATCCTGGAGACCTCCCCCACATACGCAAACCTCTTCGGCAACATAGAGCGCACCATAGACAGAGCCGGGGCGGTACAGACCGATTTCACGAAACTTAAACCCGGAAGCATCCACCGCGCCAACGGCGGCTACCTGATCATGAACGCCTTTGACCTCTTGACCGAGCCCGGAAGCTGGCACTGCCTGAAAAGGACCTTAAAGAACAAGAAGATCGAGTTTCACTGCATCGAGCCGATGTTCCTCTTCGCCTCGCTGACGATAAAGCCGGAGCCGGTGGAGGCGGATCTTAAGGTCATCATGGTGGGCGACCCGTACATCTACCAGCTGTTGATGATCCGGGACGACGAGTTCCCGGAGATATTCAAGATCAAGTCGGACTTCGACCCGGTGATGATAAAAAACGAGGAGAACGTCAGGAGCTACGCCTCTTTCATAAAGAAAACGACCGAAGAGGAGGGACTCCTGCCGTTCGACAGAAGCGGCGTCTCCGGAATCGTGGAATACGGCGTGAGGGAAGGGCGCTCCCAGAAGAAGATGAGCTCCAGATTCTCAGAGGTCGCAGACATTATCCGGGAGGCCTCCTACTGGGCGAAGTCGGAGGGGAAGGAGGTGGTCGGGGAAGAGCACGTCAAGAGGTCCATCGCCGAGAAGATAAAGCGGGTCAACATGTCCGAGGACAAGATCAAGGAGAAGATGAGGGAGGGGGTGTTGATGATCGAGACCGAGGGGAGCGTCGTGGGACAGGTAAACGGGCTCGCCGTGTATTCCCTAGGGGATCACAGCTTCGGCGCCCCGAGCAAGATAACCGCAGTGACGTCGCTGGGCCGCGGAGGGATCATAAACATCGAGCGGGAGGCCAAGCTCTCAGGAAACATCTACGACAAGGGAGTCCTGATCCTCACCGGCTACCTCAGGGGAAAATACGCCCAGGATATACCGCTCTCCCTCTCGGCGTCTTTGACCTTCGAGCAGTCATACTACGGCGTGGACGGCGACAGCGCCTCCTCCACAGAAGTCTACGCCATAGTCTCGGCGTTGACGGAGATTCCCTTGAGGCAGGACATCGCCGTCACCGGATCGGTGAACCAGAAAGGCAGGGTGCAGCCGATAGGTGGCGTAAACGAGAAGATCGAGGGATTCTTCGACGTGTGTGCAGACCGGGGCCTCACAGGCTCCCAGGGGGTGATGATCCCTGACACCAATGTCGACGACTTGATGCTGAGAAGCGACGTGATCGACGCGGTAAGGGAGGGGAAGTTCAACATCTACAACGTCTCCACCATCGACGAGGGGATAGAGATCCTGACCGGGATGGAGGCGGGGGAAATGTCTAAAGAAGGCGGTTACCCGGAGGGGACGATAAACTACCTCGTCATCGAGAAGCTGACCGGGATTCACGAAAAGCTCAAAAAACTGGGGAAGACCGACAAGAAGGACAACGATGACAAGGGCGAGGGGAACGGCGAGAACGAGGGGTAGCGGGCGGCTGATTTTTTGTCCCCCTATTTAATTTAGCTTGGAATTACTGCCCGTTGTTTTAAAACAATGGTGTGATATAAGATAGTAAAAAGGGGAAATCTGATGCCGAAAAAGGCGCTTATCACCGGGATAACGGGACAGGACGGCTCCTACCTCGCGGAGCTCCTCCTCGAAAAGGGATACGATGTCTACGGGATCATCAGGAGATCGAGCACCCCGGGCCTCGAGAACATCGACCATATAAAGGACAAAATAACGCTCGTTTCCGGGGACCTCCTGGACGAATCGTCCTTGATCTCAATTATCAAGGAGGTGAGACCGGAGGAACTCTACAACCTGGCGGCCCAGAGCTTCGTTCCCGACTCCTGGGAGCAGCCGATCTACACGGCGGACGTGACCGCCATCGGCGTCCTGAGAATCCTCGAGGCGATAAGGATCACGAACCCGAAGATAAGATTTTATCAGGCGTCATCCAGCGAGATGTTCGGGAAGGTAGTGGAGACGCCCCAGTCGGAGACGACCCCCTTCTACCCCCGCTCTCCCTACGGCGTCTCGAAGGTATTCGGCCACTGGATAACGATAAACTACAGGGAGAGCTACGACATCTTCGCCTGCTCCGGCATCCTCTTCAACCATGAGTCGCCGAGAAGGGGCTTCGAGTTCGTGACGAGAAAGATCACCAGCACCGCCGCGAAGATAAAGCTGGGGATCGCAAAAGAGCTCAGGCTCGGAAACCTCGAGGCGAAGAGGGACTGGGGCTTTGCCGGGGACTACGTCGAGGCGATGTGGCTCATGATGCAGAGAGACAAACCGGACACGTACGTCATCTCCTCGGGCGAGAGCCACACCGTGCGCGAGTTCGCCCAAATCGCCTTCGAGCACCTGGGCCTCGACTACAAGAAATACGTTACTGTCGATCCGAAGTTCTTCAGGCCGGCGGAGGTCGATATCCTTCAGGGCAACCCGAAAAAGGCCGAAGCAGAGCTGGGTTGGTCAAGGAAGGTCTCCTTTACGGAGCTGGTTAGGATGATGGTGGAAAACGATATGAAGCAGTTGGGTAAAGGGGCGGGGAAATAGCGTATTTTAACGATCTTCAGTTCGTTTCCGGATTGTTTTTAGGCTGGGCGTGGGAGATTATAAAAGGGAAAGTCGCACGGCTGGATGGCATTGTTCTCTTTTCCCTATTTCTCTATCAATACTTTGACTTCTATTTGCGTATTGAATCCCACCGTCAGTAAGTAACACAAGAAATGATAAGTTTACTGGTACATCCTGAATCCCTTTTTTACTATCTGATATATTTATTTTAATAAGCATCTCTTTTCTAGGTACTGCTTTTTTTCCTTTTTTCTATCAGACGCCAAGCTGACTTTGCACCACCTAGACCTGGAACACGTTCAATAAGGTCTTCATCTCTTAATTTGTAAAACTCATTTTTTACCGTATTTTCTGATTTTATTCCTGTAATATCACGTGCCTGTTTATTAGTTATTTGTGGGTTTTTTTTCAAAAATTCTAAAATTGACTCGGCAGGTGAAGCTAAGGGTGTATGAGGAAGTATAACTTTTACATAATTATTTTCTTCAATTATTATAGGTTCTTCTAGCTTCCAATCTTTCATTTTTTGGAATGCTGTATTCAAACCTTCACCAATATCTTTATTTGGTGCATTTTTATATCTATTTAAAGTGCGTACTATCTTATTGTTTCTAGAATATCGAACATCTAGAATATTTTCTATTGTTACATATCCCGGCAATTTACCTGGGCTTACAACTTCAATCCTGTTATCATACAAAAAAATATAAACATCATCTGAAATGGAATAATCCCTGTGTATTAATGCATTAACTACGATCTCCCAAATAGCTTCTGGAGGGTATTCTACATTTTTTAAACCATCTGTTGTCCATATTTTTATAGCTGACATCAACTCAGTTATTTTGTCAACAGTTTTCCTTATAAGATGATATAAAGGTCCATCAAGCGTAATTTGTTCCGATAAATGTTCACGTTCAGGATCATCTTCTCTTGTTTCATATCTTATTACTTTTACTGAACATTTTTTAGGCATTATCGATGCTGGTTCATCGTGAAATAAAATTATGCCTGCTACTTTTGGATACCAATTTCTATTATCTAATAGATTCTGATTTAAAGCAAAATCAAGTGTATCTGTTTTCGGTGAATAATCTCTTAAAAAGTTCTTTATCTCATTTGATTCTGTTAATACTTCAGGTATCAAATCATTTAATATATAATCTTCATAAGAAGTTGTCCCTTTTGCAAATCCAAGATCTAAAATCTGTTGTGGATCTAACGGTATTGACTGCGCACCTTTTCGTTGGAAAACTTTATTACTTTTTGTGTAGTGTACATCTTTACTTTTTTCAATAATAATTCTTAACACAAAGCCTTCTTTTGCATCGCATTTTAGAAACTCATGTTTGAAGTCCAAAGAGGGTCTAATTTCTAAAATGGCTTGTAAACAGGGATTAAAATCTTCAATAGATTTTGAACCTTTCCATCTTTTTTTCGGATCTTCCTCATCTTTATCATCAAGAATACCAACAAAAAATTCACCTCCATCTGCGTTTGCAAAAGCGACGGCTATTTTTTGGATCTTATCACCTTTAACAGATAATGCTTTTCTATCATAAAAATCAGATTCTTCAGTTTTGGAAATATCCAAAGCTTCCTTTTCTGATATTTCTCTAATTTTTGAATCCATTTTTTAAAACATACTAGAAGACTAATTAAATCATATTTTATTAGATACTTTTATTTTAAATATATATTAGAATAATGTCAATCTGAAATAAAACAAACTTAAAATGTTCCCCTCAAAACGTGCAGATGATTCTTTCGATTACGACAAGAATTACTTCATATAACTCAATTTATCATTATATTGTGGATAGGGGTGGTAGGATTGAAAAGGGTGATCATATATAAAAGACCGATAGTGACTAAAGGTATCAAAGCCAAATATGACGTGTTAGAAGCCCATGCAGTTGTACCTAATGCCTCCCAATCCATCCAAGGATAAGGCTTCCTCCTCCCCCCTTTTAGCGCGCCGCAAGAAATGTTTATAAGCCAAATTTAATAAACCATATCCACAAATTTTTCAACGAATCCCTTTACATCCCGACAGGAACGGTATATAATGAAACGTTTAATCTACTACTATAAAATATGGCTGAGACACATATACGGGTCAAGGGCGCCCGGGAACACAACCTGAAAGATATCGAGATAGTAATCCCGAGGGATAAGCTCGTGGTCATCACAGGGCTTTCCGGCTCCGGCAAGTCCACCCTCGCCTTCGACACGATCTACGCCGAGGGCCAGCGCCGCTACGTGGAGTCGCTGTCCGCTTACGCCCGGCAGTTCCTGGAGCAGATGGATAAGCCCGACGTGGACGTCATCGAGGGGCTGTCGCCGGCCATCTCCATCGAGCAGAAGACGACCAGCAAAAACCCCCGCTCCACCGTCGGCACGGTGACCGAGATCTACGACTACCTGAGGCTCCTCTTTGCCCGGATAGGCCGCCCCTTCTGCTACAGCTGCGGCAAGGAGATAAGCTCGGTGACCGTGCAGTCGATCGTCGATCACATACTCGAGCTTCCGAACGGCACCAAGTTTTCCATCCTGGCCCCGATAATAAAGGGGAGGAAGGGGGAATACAAGAAGGAGCTGGACGGCCTGAGGAGGTCCGGTTACCTCAGGGTTCGCATCGACGGAAGCCTCTACTCCCTCGATGAGAAGATCGAGCTCGACAAGAACAAGAAGCACGACATCGATGTCGTCGTGGACAGACTGATTATAAAGGAGGGGGTAAAATCGCGCCTCACCGACTCCATCGAGACGGCCCTGAAGCTCTCCGACGGATTCGTGACCATCGCCCCGGAGGATTCGGAGGATATCCCCTTTTCAGAGAAGTTCGCCTGCAACAAGTGCGGCATCAGCTATCCGGAGCTGACCCCGAGGCTCTTTTCCTTCAACAATCCCCACGGGGCGTGCCCGGAGTGCGGCGGGCTGGGCACTACCATGTACCTCGACCCGGACCTCATCGTCCCGAACAAGTCCCTCTCGGTGAGGGAGGGGGCCGTAGTCCCCTGGGAGAAGAAGAACTCCGTCTACCACTTCCAGATGCTGGACGCCCTGGCAAAACACTACAGCTTCGATATATACACCCCCTTCGAGGAGCTTTCCAACAAGGTCAAGAACGTCATCCTCTACGGCTCCGGCAATGAGAATATCGACTTCTACTTCGAGCGCGACGGGAGGAAGTTTTTTTACCCCAGGCCCTTCGAGGGGATAATCGAGAACCTCAACCGCCGCTACCACGACACCGACTCCGAGATGATCAGAGAAGAGATAGCCCGCTTCATGAACGTCCGCTCGTGTGCCGCCTGCAACGGGGCGAGGCTGAGAGTAGAGAGCCTGAACATAAAGATCGACGGGAAGAACATATCCGAATACACGGGCATGTCCATAAGGGAGCTCCTCGAATTAGTGAGGGAGTTAAAGTTCTCCCCCCAGGAGGAGCTGATAGCGGGCAGGGTCATAAAGGAGATAGTCGAGAGGCTGGGATTTCTGACAAACGTGGGGCTCGACTATTTGACCCTGGCAAGAACGGCGGCCACCCTCTCCGGCGGCGAGGGCCAGCGCATCAGGCTCGCCACCCAGATAGGCTCCGGGCTCGTGGGGGTCCTCTATATCCTCGACGAGCCGAGCATAGGCCTCCACCAGAAGGACAACAGAAAACTCCTCAACACCCTCACCAACCTGAGAGACCTCGGAAACAGCGTGCTGGTCGTGGAGCACGATGAGGAGACCATACGCTCCGCCGATTTCATCATCGACATGGGCCCCGGGGCCGGGATCTCCGGGGGGGAGATAGTCTTTAACGGCACTCCGGAAGAGATACTCCTGGATGAAAAGTCGATAACCGGCAAATACCTCTCCGGCAGGCTGACGATCCCGATCCCGGAGGAGAGGAAGG
The DNA window shown above is from Candidatus Zymogenus saltonus and carries:
- a CDS encoding VanZ family protein — translated: MKFAEILSEKKTAWSIVLLYIILIFSTLGDVVVIVEFAESKLGNIFNIVMNVSPYIFFLGLSLYTIIIRKERRPARYVYLILILIAFFFLRKYLSYPIEKVHLIEYSIFGALFFWAVSVSGLSLLSSFMVAVVASLVVGSADELVQAFIPSRYFSIKDLLINFQSGILGAAIYAGFVREDEEDEEEGGGGRSR
- a CDS encoding AAA family ATPase — translated: MVDIEKRKVEIDRLRWKCDPGIFTFKTTKDIEPSDEIIGQDRAIVALKTGIEIESPGYNIFVSGLTGANRIDLIKKTMEKFVKPGDPPDDICYVYNFKDNDKPVALTLPAGLGGKFKKAMADLIAKLKEYIPQATQSREFKNNLKNIAEKYGNQQKELVNRLKLKSQEEGFSMVQVQMGAVTRPLLVPTLQDEPTSLEKLDSMVEAGEFPKERFDALKDKSFALNTELDAVRRESVELEKKMMEEIKKLEADTIKPEIENQIESLRAEFKFEKISLYLDDVKADIIENTSYFKTEEAPETPQMPFPFIGLGSERSPLWRYEVNLLVDNSDVKERPVILETSPTYANLFGNIERTIDRAGAVQTDFTKLKPGSIHRANGGYLIMNAFDLLTEPGSWHCLKRTLKNKKIEFHCIEPMFLFASLTIKPEPVEADLKVIMVGDPYIYQLLMIRDDEFPEIFKIKSDFDPVMIKNEENVRSYASFIKKTTEEEGLLPFDRSGVSGIVEYGVREGRSQKKMSSRFSEVADIIREASYWAKSEGKEVVGEEHVKRSIAEKIKRVNMSEDKIKEKMREGVLMIETEGSVVGQVNGLAVYSLGDHSFGAPSKITAVTSLGRGGIINIEREAKLSGNIYDKGVLILTGYLRGKYAQDIPLSLSASLTFEQSYYGVDGDSASSTEVYAIVSALTEIPLRQDIAVTGSVNQKGRVQPIGGVNEKIEGFFDVCADRGLTGSQGVMIPDTNVDDLMLRSDVIDAVREGKFNIYNVSTIDEGIEILTGMEAGEMSKEGGYPEGTINYLVIEKLTGIHEKLKKLGKTDKKDNDDKGEGNGENEG
- the gmd gene encoding GDP-mannose 4,6-dehydratase produces the protein MPKKALITGITGQDGSYLAELLLEKGYDVYGIIRRSSTPGLENIDHIKDKITLVSGDLLDESSLISIIKEVRPEELYNLAAQSFVPDSWEQPIYTADVTAIGVLRILEAIRITNPKIRFYQASSSEMFGKVVETPQSETTPFYPRSPYGVSKVFGHWITINYRESYDIFACSGILFNHESPRRGFEFVTRKITSTAAKIKLGIAKELRLGNLEAKRDWGFAGDYVEAMWLMMQRDKPDTYVISSGESHTVREFAQIAFEHLGLDYKKYVTVDPKFFRPAEVDILQGNPKKAEAELGWSRKVSFTELVRMMVENDMKQLGKGAGK
- a CDS encoding putative DNA binding domain-containing protein; amino-acid sequence: MDSKIREISEKEALDISKTEESDFYDRKALSVKGDKIQKIAVAFANADGGEFFVGILDDKDEEDPKKRWKGSKSIEDFNPCLQAILEIRPSLDFKHEFLKCDAKEGFVLRIIIEKSKDVHYTKSNKVFQRKGAQSIPLDPQQILDLGFAKGTTSYEDYILNDLIPEVLTESNEIKNFLRDYSPKTDTLDFALNQNLLDNRNWYPKVAGIILFHDEPASIMPKKCSVKVIRYETREDDPEREHLSEQITLDGPLYHLIRKTVDKITELMSAIKIWTTDGLKNVEYPPEAIWEIVVNALIHRDYSISDDVYIFLYDNRIEVVSPGKLPGYVTIENILDVRYSRNNKIVRTLNRYKNAPNKDIGEGLNTAFQKMKDWKLEEPIIIEENNYVKVILPHTPLASPAESILEFLKKNPQITNKQARDITGIKSENTVKNEFYKLRDEDLIERVPGLGGAKSAWRLIEKRKKSST
- the uvrA gene encoding excinuclease ABC subunit UvrA, coding for MAETHIRVKGAREHNLKDIEIVIPRDKLVVITGLSGSGKSTLAFDTIYAEGQRRYVESLSAYARQFLEQMDKPDVDVIEGLSPAISIEQKTTSKNPRSTVGTVTEIYDYLRLLFARIGRPFCYSCGKEISSVTVQSIVDHILELPNGTKFSILAPIIKGRKGEYKKELDGLRRSGYLRVRIDGSLYSLDEKIELDKNKKHDIDVVVDRLIIKEGVKSRLTDSIETALKLSDGFVTIAPEDSEDIPFSEKFACNKCGISYPELTPRLFSFNNPHGACPECGGLGTTMYLDPDLIVPNKSLSVREGAVVPWEKKNSVYHFQMLDALAKHYSFDIYTPFEELSNKVKNVILYGSGNENIDFYFERDGRKFFYPRPFEGIIENLNRRYHDTDSEMIREEIARFMNVRSCAACNGARLRVESLNIKIDGKNISEYTGMSIRELLELVRELKFSPQEELIAGRVIKEIVERLGFLTNVGLDYLTLARTAATLSGGEGQRIRLATQIGSGLVGVLYILDEPSIGLHQKDNRKLLNTLTNLRDLGNSVLVVEHDEETIRSADFIIDMGPGAGISGGEIVFNGTPEEILLDEKSITGKYLSGRLTIPIPEERKGARDYLHLVGARENNLKSIDVKFPLGVFTCVTGVSGSGKSSLVIDTLFKALSQTLYRSKEQAGKHDRIEGSEKIDKVIDIDQSPIGRTPRSNPATYTGLFTHIRDLFAQLPESRMRGYKPGRYSFNVKGGRCETCQGDGIIKIEMHFLPDVYVTCEVCGGKRYNRETLEISYKGKNISDVLNMTVNQSMEFFVNHPQIMSKLSTLSSVGLGYIRLGQPATTLSGGEAQRIKLSKELSKRSTGKTLYILDEPTTGLHFADIKNLLKVLFRLRDEGNTIIVIEHNPDMIKSADYIIDLGPEGGDRGGEIVAEGTPEELAKMEGTYTGELLDEIFKRESEKKVKAEGDEDDEDGRGAVAD